The DNA segment CATGCCGCCCATCATCGGGTTCATCGGCATCATGTTGTTCATCATCGGCATCATGTTCATGGCGGGGTTCATTGGGCTCTCTCCGGGTTGAATTCACGTCATTTCGTGTCTCAGTGATTTTTGAGATAGATCAACCAATTCAGCGCCACAATATAAAAAATAGTTCTATTATTCTTTCCTCCAATAGAACAGACGCCGCATCCAACAGGACTCCAATATCGCTTAGGATCGCGGATTTTCGTCTGTTATTGCGGAAGCTTCTGGTGCCGCACAGGCGCTTGCCGGCCATAGCCGGCGCGGCCGTTGTTCATGTCATCGACGGCACCGGCGAATCTGTGCGTCTGCGCTTCATGCACGATGAGCGGCGCCCGCAAGGTCAGCCGCGCCCGGCTCTGCTTGATGGCGGTGACGAGGATACGAACGGCATTTTCGCCGTCGCGCGGGTGCAAAGGCGTGATCTCGATGCCGCCGAAACGGCGGCTGCAGGCGGACATGATCTCGGCGATCGATTGCGGCCGGGCGATCAGCGACAGCTGTCCGCCCGGCCGTGCAATGGCGCTGGCCGTGCGGATCCAGGTGTCGAAAAGGCCATCGGTCATCGCATGCGCCTCAGCCTTCAGCGCATCCGGCGTCTTGCGGTCTGCTGCATCGTTGAAGGGCGGGTTCATGATCACATGGTCGAAACTGTTATCGGCCAGCCCAGCCGCAGTCCTTCCCCTGCCCGTCAGCGAGACGTCGGCCTCCAAAACCGATATGCGCGTGGCCAGCCGGGCATTGGCTTCCAGCGCGAGGCTCCGCCTGGCAAACTGCGCCATCAACGCCGACCGTTCGACCAGGAGCACTTCGGCATGGTCCAGCCGTGAGGCAACCGCCATGCCGGCAGCACCGGCGCCTGCGCCGAGATCGGCGACGCGGCAGGGCCGCTTCGAAACGACTAGAGAGGCAAGCAACATCGCGTCCATGCCGGACCGGTGTCCCTGCCCCAGAGGCTGGATCACTTGAAATTGACCGCGGTGAAAGCTGTCGATGGTTTCGGTTGCCGCCGTCGTCATTCGTCCCGCAATTCCGCCTCAAGCCCGGCATCGATCAGAAGCTGCCGGGCCTCCTCCTCATCATCCTCGCTGACCAGAAAACGCCGGGGCAACAGGCCCAGCGAACCTTCAAGGATGCTCATGCCCTGATCGGCGATGAAGCAGCCGATGCCGGCATCCTTCATCAGACTTTCGGCAAACGAGAGCACGACGGCGTCGTTGGTACGGATCAATTCCTTCATTACGGGTCGTTTTCCTGCCTTATTTGGGCAAGCGGGACAATTCGCCTCTTGCCGCCACAAGCCCCCCTTTCTATTGTCCGAACTGGAATTTGAACAGGAGTCCCTTGTGTTGGGCGTAGTGATACCGCTGGAAGACAGCAAAAACAAACAGGCATCGGTCAAGCCGCTCGTCGACCTGACGAAGGCGGACATGGAGCGCGTCAACCAGCTGATCCTGTCCAAGGCGGGGTCCGACGTCCAGATGATCCCGGAGGTGGCCAATCACCTGATTTCCTCCGGCGGCAAGCGCCTGCGCCCGATGCTGACGCTCGCGTCCGCCGCGATGTTCGGTTTCACCGGCGATGCCCATATCAAGCTGGCGACCGCCGTCGAGTTCATGCACACGGCCACGCTTCTGCACGACGACGTGGTCGACGAGAGCGACCTTCGGCGCGGTAAATCGACGGCGCGGATGATCTGGGGCAACCAGGCCAGCGTGCTGGTCGGCGACTTCCTGCTCGGCCAGGCTTTCCGGATGATGGTCGATGTCGGCTCGCTCGATGCGCTTGACGTTCTGTCGACGGCGGCGTCCGTGATTGCCGAAGGTGAAGTCCTGCAGCTGTCGGTCGCCAAGAATATGGAGACGACGGAGGACGACTATCTGTCCGTCATCCGCGCCAAGACGGCAGCCCTGTTTGCGGCCGCCGCCGAAGTCGGCCCGATCGTTGCCAAGACCGACAAGGCCAGCCGCAATGCGCTGAAATCCTACGGCATGAACCTGGGCCTTGCCTTCCAGCTGGTGGACGACGTGCTCGACTATGGCGGCAAGGCCGCCGATCTCGGCAAGAACACCGGCGACGATTTCCGCGAAGGCAAGATCACGCTTCCGGTCATTCTCTCCTACCGCCGTGGAACCGCCGAGGAGCGCAGCTTCTGGCGCGCCGCCATCGAAGGCGGCGAGAGCAACGATCAGAACCTGGAAAAAGCATTGGGCCTGATCACCCGCTATGGCGGCCTGACGGACACCATCGCGCGGGCCCAGCATTACGGAACAATTGCCCGCGACGCGCTGGCGCCATTGCCGGCATCCCCCTGGAAGGATGCGCTGCTGGAAGTGATCGATTTCTGTATCGAACGGGTCAGCTGAGCCACCGTTGCAGGGACGCGTTGCAACCTTGAGGAATTTCTTGCCGCACTGCGCCAAAAAAGCCATTCTGTCCTTCCATGCTGTGGCCGCCGGATAGTATCGCTCACGATCGGGTGAGCGAAAATTGACGGCGGTATGTCGAATTGCGTCTTGCCTTGCGTTCAAACCTTTTCCGGTTTGCCGGGTTTTGCGTTATTGATTTGGGACTGATTCCGCGCGAATCCGTGTCGGCGCCAAGGGGTGCCGCCCGTAACGAAAGGCTTGTCATGCGGCAAAAACACCTTCTTCGCCTGCTCAGCGGCGCTGCCTTCCTGGCCTTGGCGTCGCTTTCCGGCGCAGCACCCAGCTTTGCCGAGGAAAAAGCTGCGGTCGAAGAAAGCAAGCCATTCGACTTCAATTCGGTCAACAGCTTTTCGGGCGCGTTTCTCGCTGCCCGCACCGCCGATGTCGACCACGATCTCGACACGGCCACCAAGCTCTACCGCACGGCGCTCGAATTCGAACCCGACAATGTCGATGTCAAGCAGCGGCTGATGATCACCTCGCTGATGAATGGCGATTTCAACACCGGCGCCAAGATTGCCGAAGAGTTGAAGAACGACAGTTCCGTCGAGCGCATCACCACGATCACCCGCGCCGTCGAGGCGATCCGCAAGCGGGAATACCGCCACGCGCAGAAAATCCTCAATTACGAGGGCCCCAACGATCTCGACCGGCTGATGAACGGCCTGCTGCTCGGCTGGGCGAAGGCTGGCGAAGGCAAGCCGAAGGACGCGATCGCCGATATCCAGAAGATGGAAGGACCGGACTGGTTCCGCATCTTCAAATCCTACAACCAGGGCGCCATTGCGCTGGCTGCCGGCGACAAGTCCACCGCCCGCTCGAAGCTGAACGATGCCGTGCTCGACCGCGAAGGCGGCGCTGCCGCCCCCGACACGTTCATGCGTGCCGTTATCGCGCTGGCAAAGCTTGAGGCCCGCGACGGCAACAAGCAGAAGGCGCTCGATGCGGTTTCGGTCGGCGAAGGCTTCATCAGCAACTATGCGCCACTGAAGGCCTTGCGCACCTCCATCGACGAGGGCAAACCGCAGGAGCAGCAGGTTCGCAGCGCAACGCAAGGGGCGGCCTCCGTGCTGTTTTCGATCGCTGCCGCGCTCAACCGCGAAGGCGCGGAAGACATCGTCTCGCTTTATCTGCAGACCGCCCGGGCGCTGGATCCGGAAAGCGCCGATATCCTCGTCATGCTTGGCGGGATCGCCGAGAACCTGAAGAAGCCGGAACGGGCAATTGCGCTCTACAAGAGCGTACCGGAAAATTCACCGATGCGGCGCCTGTCGGAAATGCAGCTGGGTCTCAGCCTCGCCTCGATCGGCAAGGTCGATGAGGCCAAGGAACATCTGAAGGAACTGATCGAGCTCGATCCGAAGGATGTTCGCAGCTATCTGGCCTATGGCAGCGTGCTGTCGGATGCCAAGGATTACAAGGAAATGGGCCTGATCTACGACCGTGCAGTCGAGCAGATCGGCCCGGTGCCGCAGCGCAGCGACTGGACGATCTTCTTCCAGCGCGGTATTGCCTATGAGCGCCAGAAAATGTGGGACAAGGCCGAGCCGAGCTTCAAGAAGGCGCTGGACCTCAATCCCGACCAGCCGCAGGTGCTGAATTATCTCGGCTATTCCTGGGTCGATATGAATATAAACCTCGAAGAAGGCCTCGGCATGATCCGCAAGGCGGTCGATCTGAAGCCGGATGATGGCTATATCGTCGATTCGCTGGGCTGGGCCTATTTCCGGATGGGCCGCTTTGACGAGGCGGTTGGCGAACTGGAGCGCGCTGTCGAGCTGATGGCCGGCGATGCGACGATCAACGACCATCTGGGCGATGCCTATTGGCGCGTCGGCCGCAAGCTGGAAGCGGTATTCCAGTGGAACCAGGCCTTGGCTCTGAAGCCCGAGGAAGCGGAAATCCCGAAGATCAACGCCAAGATCGAAAGCGGCCTGCCGCCGGTCGAAGCCAAGGTTCCGGCCGCTGCCGAAGCGGGCGACACGCAGCCGAAGAAAGTGGCTCCGGACGTTGCCGGCAAGAAATCCTGATTTCGCCCACCCATGGCACATCAGGACGACATTTCCGGATTTTCGCTGACGCGGATCGCGCCGGCGAAAATCAACCTGGCCCTGCATGTCGTTGGCCAGCGGGCTGATGGCTATCATCTCCTCGAAAGCCTTGTGACCTTTGCCGATGCGGGAGACCGCATCGGCTTTTCCATCTCCGGTGAAGACCGTTTCACCCTGTCCGGCCGTTTTTCCGGCGCGCTGCCGCCAACCGGCGACCCCGCTGGAAATCTGGTGCTGAAGGCGCGCGACCTGTTGCGGGCGCATCTCGGCGAAACGGGCATTCAGGCAGCACCAGTGCATCTGCATCTCGAAAAAAACCTGCCGGTCGCCTCCGGCATTGGCGGCGGCTCGGCCGATGCGGCCGCGACGCTGCTTGGCTTGCTGGAGCTTTGGGGTGTTTCCACCCGGCTTGAAATCCTGCAGGCGATTGCGCTGAAACTGGGCGCCGATGTGCCGATGTGCCTTCGCGGCGAGCCGCTTGTCGCGCGCGGCATCGGGGACGATATCGAGCGGGTCCCGGACTTTCCGTCCTTTCCCATGCTGATCGTCAACCCGCTGAAAGCGGTCTCGACGCCGGTGATTTTCCGGCTCTTGACGAACAAGACCCAGCCGCCTCTTGCAATGCCGCAGGACCGGCCGTCGCGCGACGGGTGGATCGACGTTCTGAAAACCCTGCGCAACGATCTGGAGCCGCCGGCGCGCACGCTGGAACCGCAGATCGGGGCGGTCTCGAATGCGCTTGGCCTGACCGGCGCGCAGCTGGTGCGGATGTCTGGATCGGGCGCATCCTGCTTTGGGCTTTACGCGAGCCTTGAGGCTCGCGACGAGGCGGCGGCTCTGCTTTCCAGGCAGAACCCGGGATGGTACGTTCTGGCCTGTAACAGTGTTTCCAGCCACAGTTTTGACGGAGAGGAAGAGCGCGATGACCGAGGTTAAGGATCAACGGCCCTTCGTTCCGGTCGGGATTGCGGTTCTCACTGTTTCCGATACGCGCACGCCGGCCGATGACCGTTCCGGCGACACGCTCGTTGCCCGCATTACGGACGCCGGCCACAGATTGGAAGCCCGCGCCATCGTTGCCGACGACAAGGACAGCATTGCGGCGCAGGTGAAAGCCTGGACGCTGGACGAAGCGATCGACGTGGTGATCACCACCGGCGGCACGGGCTTTACCGGACGCGATGTGACGCCCGAGGCGCTGGAGCCGTTGTTTGAAAAGCGGATGGACGGCTTTTCCGAGGTCTTCCACCGGATTTCCTATGACAAGATCGGCACCTCGACGATCCAGTCGCGCGCCACCGGCGGTGTGGCAAACGCCACCTTCATCTTCGTCCTGCCGGGATCACCCGGCGCCTGCAAGGACGCATGGGACGGCATTTTGAAGCAGCAGCTCGACTACCGCCACCTGCCCTGCAATTTCGTCGAGATCATGCCCAGGCTGGACGAGCACCTCAAACGCGACTGACCGCCAAGGGTCGTCAAAACCCAACCGTCCCTGTTCCATCCGTAACAGCGCATCACGATGCAGCATCGTAGAACTGTGCCTACCGGAGACGGACATGAGGCGGGCGAAGGACGGGATTACGGCGCGCCTCAGTTTCCATCCCGGTCACGGCAGATACCAGGAAGGCGGCGGATTTCACCTCATGAAAGCCGCCACGGCAAGCGATACGACGCGACGGCTGGGTTTCACGCGGCAAGCCATTTTGACGGTCATTTTTTCAATCAAGACAGGGCAGGCTCGCAAGGGCCTGCTCTTTTTGCTGCCTGCCGCTATTCCGCGTCCGGACGATTGGCGATTGCCACCCAGGCCGGCACGAGTTCGCTTCCAAGCTTGCGCAGCGCCCGCCCATTGGCAAAATCGGCAAGCTGCATGGAGGATTTGGCGATCGCTGTGGCCTGTTGCTTGGAGAGCAGCAAGCCCAGCTCCAACGGCGCTGGCCGGTTGACGATGCGCTGCAGGATGGGGCGGCGGTATTGCCGCGACGCAGAAAAGCGCGCCGGCATCTTGTTCAGCGACATATATTCCGCGACATCATCGATCCAGCGCCCTGCAGGCCTTGCACCCGCTTCGAGCAGAAGCAGCCAATCGCCGCGGGCCGAGCGCACGATATCGGTCATGTCCCAACTGCTGCAGAACCGCGCACCGGCGGCATCCGCCACGCGGCTTGAACCATCCTGCGAGGCATGGTCGAGGACGA comes from the Pararhizobium qamdonense genome and includes:
- a CDS encoding tRNA1(Val) (adenine(37)-N6)-methyltransferase; the protein is MTTAATETIDSFHRGQFQVIQPLGQGHRSGMDAMLLASLVVSKRPCRVADLGAGAGAAGMAVASRLDHAEVLLVERSALMAQFARRSLALEANARLATRISVLEADVSLTGRGRTAAGLADNSFDHVIMNPPFNDAADRKTPDALKAEAHAMTDGLFDTWIRTASAIARPGGQLSLIARPQSIAEIMSACSRRFGGIEITPLHPRDGENAVRILVTAIKQSRARLTLRAPLIVHEAQTHRFAGAVDDMNNGRAGYGRQAPVRHQKLPQ
- a CDS encoding putative signal transducing protein codes for the protein MKELIRTNDAVVLSFAESLMKDAGIGCFIADQGMSILEGSLGLLPRRFLVSEDDEEEARQLLIDAGLEAELRDE
- a CDS encoding polyprenyl synthetase family protein, translating into MGVVIPLEDSKNKQASVKPLVDLTKADMERVNQLILSKAGSDVQMIPEVANHLISSGGKRLRPMLTLASAAMFGFTGDAHIKLATAVEFMHTATLLHDDVVDESDLRRGKSTARMIWGNQASVLVGDFLLGQAFRMMVDVGSLDALDVLSTAASVIAEGEVLQLSVAKNMETTEDDYLSVIRAKTAALFAAAAEVGPIVAKTDKASRNALKSYGMNLGLAFQLVDDVLDYGGKAADLGKNTGDDFREGKITLPVILSYRRGTAEERSFWRAAIEGGESNDQNLEKALGLITRYGGLTDTIARAQHYGTIARDALAPLPASPWKDALLEVIDFCIERVS
- a CDS encoding tetratricopeptide repeat protein, which translates into the protein MRQKHLLRLLSGAAFLALASLSGAAPSFAEEKAAVEESKPFDFNSVNSFSGAFLAARTADVDHDLDTATKLYRTALEFEPDNVDVKQRLMITSLMNGDFNTGAKIAEELKNDSSVERITTITRAVEAIRKREYRHAQKILNYEGPNDLDRLMNGLLLGWAKAGEGKPKDAIADIQKMEGPDWFRIFKSYNQGAIALAAGDKSTARSKLNDAVLDREGGAAAPDTFMRAVIALAKLEARDGNKQKALDAVSVGEGFISNYAPLKALRTSIDEGKPQEQQVRSATQGAASVLFSIAAALNREGAEDIVSLYLQTARALDPESADILVMLGGIAENLKKPERAIALYKSVPENSPMRRLSEMQLGLSLASIGKVDEAKEHLKELIELDPKDVRSYLAYGSVLSDAKDYKEMGLIYDRAVEQIGPVPQRSDWTIFFQRGIAYERQKMWDKAEPSFKKALDLNPDQPQVLNYLGYSWVDMNINLEEGLGMIRKAVDLKPDDGYIVDSLGWAYFRMGRFDEAVGELERAVELMAGDATINDHLGDAYWRVGRKLEAVFQWNQALALKPEEAEIPKINAKIESGLPPVEAKVPAAAEAGDTQPKKVAPDVAGKKS
- a CDS encoding 4-(cytidine 5'-diphospho)-2-C-methyl-D-erythritol kinase translates to MAHQDDISGFSLTRIAPAKINLALHVVGQRADGYHLLESLVTFADAGDRIGFSISGEDRFTLSGRFSGALPPTGDPAGNLVLKARDLLRAHLGETGIQAAPVHLHLEKNLPVASGIGGGSADAAATLLGLLELWGVSTRLEILQAIALKLGADVPMCLRGEPLVARGIGDDIERVPDFPSFPMLIVNPLKAVSTPVIFRLLTNKTQPPLAMPQDRPSRDGWIDVLKTLRNDLEPPARTLEPQIGAVSNALGLTGAQLVRMSGSGASCFGLYASLEARDEAAALLSRQNPGWYVLACNSVSSHSFDGEEERDDRG
- the moaB gene encoding molybdenum cofactor biosynthesis protein B → MTEVKDQRPFVPVGIAVLTVSDTRTPADDRSGDTLVARITDAGHRLEARAIVADDKDSIAAQVKAWTLDEAIDVVITTGGTGFTGRDVTPEALEPLFEKRMDGFSEVFHRISYDKIGTSTIQSRATGGVANATFIFVLPGSPGACKDAWDGILKQQLDYRHLPCNFVEIMPRLDEHLKRD
- a CDS encoding glycosyltransferase family protein — protein: MLTIITETRDNEAELAQTLSALVAGAVEGLVSDVIVLDHASQDGSSRVADAAGARFCSSWDMTDIVRSARGDWLLLLEAGARPAGRWIDDVAEYMSLNKMPARFSASRQYRRPILQRIVNRPAPLELGLLLSKQQATAIAKSSMQLADFANGRALRKLGSELVPAWVAIANRPDAE